The Flavobacterium psychrotrophum region TATAGGTATACACAGGGCCGCCCCATTTGGTTGTCTCAACAAGCCCGGTAGTGTTTATAATAGCCTTGAGTTTGTCGAGCTCCTGCGGCCATTTAGACGATTTGTCCCAGGCGGTTTTCTTTTGCTCTGCCATAATCCTTAATCTCTAAAAGTTAATGATTCGTTTCTGGTGCTTTCGAACTAAAAAATAATAGCCACGAATTACACCGGTAACACCAATTAAAATTAGTGAAATTTGGGTAATTCGTGGCTTGTATTATTTTATGCCGTTAACGGGCTTATTTACTTTATTTCGGCAGTAAGCTCAGCTATCTTTACAATAACCTCTGTAGCCTTTACCATGCTTTCTACAGGCACATATTCGTACTTGCCATGAAAGTTATGTCCACCCGCAAATATGTTAGGGCAAGGCAGCCCCATATATGATAGCTGGCAACCATCTGTACCACCGCGAATAGGCTTGATAATAGGTTTGATATCCAGTTTTTTCATTGCTTTTTCAGCAATCTTTACAATATGAAATACAGGCTCTACCTTTTCTTTCATGTTATAATACTGGTCTTTTATCTCAGCCACCGCAATATCTTCTTCAAACTGCTTTTTGTATTTACGGTTTATTTTGTCTACAATTTTCTTAACCAGTTTTTTACGTTTTTTAAAACGCCTGCTGTCGTGGTCGCGAATAATTAGCTGTACCGTACTCTCTTCTATACTGCCGGTAATGCCCGTAACATGAAAAAAGCCTTCGTAACCTTTTGTAAGTTCAGGCACTTCGTTTGCCGGTAGCGAAGAAATAAACTTGTTAGCAATAAGCATAGAGTTTATCATTTTGCCTTTTGCATAACCAGGGTGTACACTCTTACCTTTAAAGGTAATTTTTACACCGGCGGCATTAAAGTTTTCATATTCAAGCTCGCCTATCTGACTGCCGTCCATAGTATATGCCCAGTCTGCACCAAATTTAGCCACATCAAACTTATGTGCACCACGTCCTATTTCTTCATCAGGGGTAAAGCCCACGCGAATTTTACCGTGCTTAATTTCAGGATGCTGTACCAGGTATTCCATAGCACTTACAATTTCTGTAATGCCGGCTTTATCATCAGCGCCAAGTAGTGTAGTACCATCAGTAACAATAAGGGTCTGGCCTTTATACTGCAGCATATCTTTAAAATACTTTGGAGAAAGTACTATGTTTTGCTCTTTATTAAGCAATATATCACCACCACCATAATTTTCTACAATTTGTGGGGTAACGTTGGCTCCGGTAAAATCCGGCGTGGTATCAAAGTGCGATATAAAACCTATAACAGGCACCTCATGTGCTACATTAGACGGTAGGGTAGCCATAATGTAAGCATTCTCGTCTATGGTTACCTCTTCAAGGCCTATTTCTTTAAGCTCTTCAACAAGTTTATTGGCAAGGTCCCACTGCTTAGCGGTGCTGGGTGTAGTATCAGAGTTTGGGTCAGATTCGGTATCTACCGTAACATAGCTTATAAAGCGGTTTATTATGTGCTGCATTTTGTTTTTTTATTGTAGTACAAATTTACAATAAATTACAATATATGTAAGCGGTTTTAAAAAAGGGTATTATACGGGTAGTTGTACAGTAAAAGTTGTGCCTTTTCCAATTTCAGATTTTGCGCTGATATTACCATTATGCTGTTCGGTAATTTTTTTACAGATGCTAAGGCCAATGCCGGTACCACTATATTCGCTCTTGCCATGCAGGCGCTGAAAAAGTTTAAATATCTGGTCGCTGTACTGGTCATCAAACCCAATGCCGTTGTCAGCTACAATTATCTCTGCTATTTGTAAATCCTTTACTGTTTTTATTTCAGACTTTATTTCGATAATCGGTGCATTGCTGCTGTATTTTAGCGCGTTGCTTATTAGGTTAGAAAATAACTGGTGCATTTGCGGGGGCACCGCATTTATAATAGGCAGTATTCCCTTTTTTACAACGGCGTTTTTTTCGCTTATTACCAGTTCGTAATCAGATAATACGTTGTCTATAATGATGTTAAGGTCGATGGGTACAAAATGCTTTTCTATTGAAAGCTTGCTATAAGTAAGTACATCAGATATAAGTGCAGACATCCGTTCGGCAGATGTGTTTATCTTATCCATGTAGCCAATCACGGTAGCCTCATCTTTACCGCGCTGTTTTATAAGGGTAAGAAACGTTTGTATTTTTCGCAGAGGTTCCTGTAAGTCATGGCTGGCTATGTAATTAAAAGATTCCAGTTCTTTATTGCTTTTAGCCAGTTCATCTATTTTTTGTCCGAGTATTTCATTTACTTCCTTTAAGCTGCTAGTGCGGTCTTTAACCTCGTTTTCCAGTTTTGTATTAAAGGCATTGAGTTCTTTTTCGGCTGTCTTTCTTAAGGTAATGTCATTAAAAATAACAGCAACGGTTTTGCCATCGTTAGCAACAGAAAATGCAGATACCTCATACCATCCGTTAATTAAAACAGCTTCCTGCTCAAAATATAATGCCTCACCCGTTTGTGCAATCCTGCCATACATGTCAAACCAATGCTGCTCATGTTTAGGGTTTAGGGTTTTGATGGTTTTACCCTTTGCATCCGTAAGTCCTGTTTGTTTTTCAAAAGCAGGGTTGTATTCAATAAACCGATAGTCGTAGGCCTTGCCTTTTTCATCATATATCATTTCGATGATGCAAAACCCAAGGTCTATAGAATTAAATAAGGTTAAGTATTTTTTTTCTGCCTGTTCTGCCAGTTGGTTTTCTAATACTTCATCTGCCAGTTTTCTTTTGGTTATGTTGTCCCAAACCCTTACCAGATAATTTCCTGAACGGGTATCTGTAACTTCAAACCAGTTTCCTTCGTGCTGCCCGACTTCATAAAAACGTGTCCAGCTATGAGTAATGCCGGTTTCAATTACCCGTGCCATATCGGCTATCATGGTATTGCCATCCGGTAATGCCTGGGTAATGGTTTTGCCGGTAAAATCTTTTCCTCCAAAAAAATCGACTGTAGCTTTACTAATAAGCACAAATGTAAAATCTACTATTTCGCCATTTTCATTACGAACAGGCTCATAAACAATCATACGGCTGTTAGGGGCATTAAATGCCAATGCCATAAGTGTTTCGTTCTTAGTAGTGGTATTGTTGCTTATCATTTACAAGTATTGGGACGCTATTTCAAAGATAATAAATTGCGAAATTAATCAATTGTTAAAATTTCTATCTCCCGGTTAATGTTTTCCCTTGCAGTGGCTTCAAACTGATGCCTGAAAGCATCAGTTTTAAAAATAAAATCCATTTCTAAAAAATGAAGCATTGCTTTTTTGCGCCCCGGCTTGTATAAAAAATCAGGGTAGATACAGTATTCTTTACGCACGCTTTTATAGTACTGTTCATATTCAGGCCACGGTGCACCAAGAATACTCAGGTCGGCATCTGTAAATAGGTTGGTGTCGTTATCTACAGCCGGTTGATGGTGCTTCGTGGCACGTATTTGTTCATTGCATAAGGCTATTTGCACAGTGGAGAAATTAATTTGTTCTAAACGCTTAACCGCTAATTCGGCACTTTTTTCTTCGTTATCTCTAGCAGTGGCGCTGTAAATAACGTCATGATAGGCTATGGAAAAAACTATTGTATCCCAGTTATCAATATGATGTTTAAAGGCAAGTAACTGAGCATATAAATTGTCTAAGTGTACCAGCGTATGGTAATGCCTGCCCTTAGCTGTATAGTGTTTTTCAACCTCCATCCAGAAATTACCAGCTGTAGCTGCATTAGCATATTGAGTAACAAGTTGCAGGAAATTTTCTTTTAAATGCATTTAAATAACCTGTGTTTGTTATGTATAATGATGGTCTTATTTGTTGTATAAAGTTATTGTTATTTATGTATAATAGAAAGCCAGATTAAATAATATCGATAAAAATCAGCGGATATTTTTACATTTGCACTAACAACACAACAGCAAACAATGTATAAATCGCTTATTAGGCCGTTATTATTCAGGTTCGATCCTGAAAAGATACACCACTTTACGTTTTCATCCCTGCGTTTCTTAAACCGTGTACCTGTTATGCCGGCACTTATCAGAGGTGCATATAATCTGAACGACCCACGCCTGGAGCGCGAAGTTTTTGGGCTAAAGTTTAAAAATCCTGTTGGCCTTGCTGCCGGGTTAGATAAAGATGCCGTACTGTATAAGCAACTGGGTAACCTGGGCTTTGGCTTTATAGAGATAGGTACCCTTACACCAAAACCGCAGGAAGGCAATCCTAAAAAGAGGCTTTTCAGGTTACGGAAAGACAGTGCCATTATAAACCGTATGGGTTTTAATAACGGTGGAGTACATGCTGCTGTAGAACGGCTTAAAAGTAATCCTGCCGGTAAAGGGCATGTGCTTATAGGTGGTAACATAGGCAAAAATAAGGTAACGCCAAATGAAGACGCGGTTAACGATTACATTATTTGTTTTGATGCGCTGTATGATTATGTAGATTACTTTGTGGTGAATGTGAGTTCGCCCAATACACCAAACCTGCGCGAACTGCAAGATAAAGAGCCGCTAACTAAACTGCTGCAAACGTTACAGGATAAGAACGCGGCTAAGCCTAAGCAAAAACCAATACTGCTTAAAATAGCGCCAGACCTTACTGATGATCAGCTATTGGATATTATAGACATTATAAAAACGACTAAGATAGCTGGGGTTATTGCTACCAATACCACCATATCTCGTGAGGGACTGCTTAGCGAAGATAAAAATGAAACCGGAGGCCTTAGCGGAAAACCTTTAGGCAAACGCTCTACAGAGGTAATACGTTTCCTCTCTGAAAAGAGTGGCAAGGCGTTCCCTATTATTGGCGTGGGCGGCATTCATACGGCAGATGATGCTATAGAGAAGCTGGAAGCAGGTGCAAGCCTGGTACAATTGTATACGGGTTTTATTTATGAAGGTCCACAGCTTATTAAAGATATTAATGAGCGTGTGCTGGACCTTAAATGCTCAAACTGCTAGAATCCCACTATAACTAACAACCCAGAAGCTTTGGAAAAAATAAAAATCATAGAATGTCCGCGCGATGCTATGCAGGGTATAAAACCCTTTATACCCACGCAGCGCAAAATTACCTACATACAGTCGTTGCTGCGTGTAGGGTTTGATACTATAGATTTTGGTAGTTTTGTCTCGCCCAAGGCCATTCCGCAAATGCAAGACACGGCTGCTGTACTGGCAGGGTTAGACCTTTCTGCAACCAAAAGCAAACTGCTGGCTATTATAGCCAATACCCAGGGGGCTATAGAAGCGGCTAAGCATAAAGAGATACAGTATTTAGGTTTTCCGTTTTCAATATCAGAGAACTTCCAGATGCGTAATACGCATAAAACCATTGCGCAGTCTGTAATTACGTTACAGGAAATACTGGATGTTGCCCACAAGGCAGATAAAGAGGTGGTAGCCTATCTTTCTATGGGTTTTGGTAACCCTTATGGCGACCCGTGGAATGTAGAGATAGTAGGGGAGTGGACACAAAAAATGGCCGATATGGGCGTTACCATCCTTTCGCTGTCTGATACTGTAGGGAGTTCTACACCCGATATTATTACGTATTTATTTTCGCACCTTATACCTGCATTTCCGCAGATAGAGTTTGGTGCACACCTGCATACCGTGCCTGATAAGTGGCATGAAAAAATAGATGCGGCCTACAAAGCCGGGTGCCGCCGTTTTGATGGTGCTATACAAGGCTTTGGCGGATGTCCAATGGCTACCGACGAGCTTACCGGAAATATGCCTACCGAAAAAATGCTGTCTTACTTTACCGCTGCCAAGGCAGATGCCGGCAACAACTGGCTGAGCTTTGAGAGCGCTTACAATGAGGCGACTAAATTATTTGGGGAGTTTCATTAAGGTTGTTTGGTTTCCCACTTTAAATTGTTTGTTCTATAATCGGGCTTTAGTTTTGATTGCCATATAATCATTGTCCAGATTAATAGACAGCCTGCCAGTCCCAGAAAAAAGAATAAGCACTGTAAAGCGATTTCACTTTGAAGGCTTTTGTAATGAGGTTCTAATACAATAATGTTTTTTGCATCAGCGCGGTACATTACATCATTTATGGCTTCATAAGTATGATCAGTAACCCACTTTTTGGATATTTTTCTAACATAAGTAATGTCTTTGATATTAAAGGCTGATTTAAAGTTAGCATAGCTTTCAGTCCTGAAATCATTAAATTCGCTTTTGTTAACATTCATATTTTTCTCTTTCCGCGAATATGTCCTGTAAAGCCAGTACCTGAAATTATTATTTCCACCATTCTCAATTATAGGTGCTGCAAGTACCATATTCAGTTCGGTGTAATCTTTTCCATGTTTTCGGTGTTTTCTTTCAGTCCAGAAATCTTCACCAATATGTTGGCGGTCTATATCAAAGGAAGCTATCTTAAAGCACCATTGTGAAGAAGAGTAACCTATTTCAGAAACATTCTTAACCTGTTTAATATTTGAAGTTAACAGGTTGACTAAGGGGAGTGAGAGCAGAACCGGCAGACACATCATAAAAAATGAGAGAAATGTAACCCCAAAACGGTTTTGCTTTTTGTAGAGCCTAAATTTATTTAAAAAAGGAAATATAATGACAAAATTTATAGCAAGTACATAAAAAGCGGGTATAAGTAAATTTGTTACCACTCTGCTATACAAAGGCTCCCTGCCTGCAAATATCACATAATAAATGATGTCTAAAAGCAGGGTAGTAATTAGTGTTATGATTAAATAAGGTAAAATTAGCAGCCTTAATTTTTCTTTTGCGGTCTTCATAGGTTGGGTAATTGTACGGTTGCAAAAGTAGAATAATTTGGTACAAACATTAGGTTGTGTCAATGCCAAGTTTGTGCCTATGTTGCTATAAATTTATTTTATAGGGTTTGTGTAATTAAATTCAGCTAAAAAGTGTTATATTTGCACGCAATTTAACTACAAGTTGCAACATGAAAGCACACACAAATAAAATCATCGGAGAAGGCTTAACCTACGACGATGTTCTTCTTGTTCCAAATTACTCCGAAGTATTACCACGCGAAGTAAACATACAATCTAAATTTTCCCGAAACATTACCCTTAACGCCCCTGTGGTTTCTGCCGCTATGGATACCGTTACCGAAAGTTCTATGGCTATTGCCATGGCTCGCGAAGGTGGTATAGGTGTTTTGCATAAAAACATGACCATAGAAAAGCAGGCTGCTGAGGTTCGTAAAGTAAAGAGGGCTGAGAGTGGTATGATACTGGATCCGGTAACACTTGCACTTACCGCTACTGTTAAAGATGCTAAAAACGCTATGCGCGAATATGGCATTGGTGGTATACCGGTGGTAGATGAAAACGGAACGCTGAAAGGTATTGTTACTAACCGCGACCTTCGTTTCGAGAAAAATTTTGCAAGGCCTATTACAGAGGTAATGACTTCAGAAAATCTTGTTACGGCGCCTGAAGGTACTACGCTTGATGTAGCTGAAGAGATTCTTCAAAACCATAAGATTGAAAAACTTCCGGTAGTTAATGGCGATAATAAACTTGTTGGCCTTATTACCTTTAGGGATATTACGCAGGTTAACAGAAAGCCTATAGCTAATAAAGATAAATTTGGCCGCCTTCGTGTAGCTGCCGCCCTTGGTGTTACTGCCGATGCAGTTGTACGCGCCGAGGCGCTTGTGGCAGCCGGTGTAGATGCTGTGATTATAGACACTGCGCATGGGCATACACAAGGTGTTGTTACGGTGCTAAAAGAAGTAAAAGCAAGATTCCCTGAGCTTGATGTAGTGGTGGGTAACATTGCTACTGCTGAGGCTGCGCTTTATCTTGCCGAAAATGGTGCAGATGCTGTTAAGGTAGGTATAGGCCCAGGGTCTATTTGTACTACGCGTGTGGTAGCCGGTGTAGGCTTCCCTCAGTTTAGCGCGGTACTCGAAGTAGGTGCTGCACTTAAAGGCACAGGTGTTCCTGTTATTGCAGATGGCGGTATTCGTTATACAGGCGATATCCCTAAGGCACTTGCTGCCGGGGCAGATTGTGTAATGCTTGGTTCATTACTTGCCGGTACCATGGAAAGCCCTGGTGAAACCATTATTTTTGAGGGACGTAAATTTAAATCATACCGTGGCATGGGCTCTGTAGAGGCTATGCAGGAAGGCAGTAAAGACCGTTATTTCCAGGATGTGGAAGACGATATCAAGAAACTGGTTCCGGAAGGTATCGTAGGGCGTGTACCTTACAAAGGCGAACTTTTTGAAAGTATGCTGCAGTTTGTAGGCGGACTACGTGCCGGTATGGGCTACTGTGGTGCTAAAGATATAAAAACACTGCAGGAAACATCAAGGTTTGTACGCCTTACCTCAAGCGGTATTGCAGAAAGCCACCCACACAATGTTACTATTACTAAAGAAGCACCTAATTATTCAAGGTAATTTTTTAAAGATATATAAACAAACAAAGGGCTGTCTCACTGAGGCAGCCCTTTGTTTGTTTATGGTTTTTTGTCATTCTGAACGCAGCTTTAGCGAAGTGAAGAATCTAAAAAATATTGTACTGATTAATCTTTATCGAGATTCTTCCTATCGTCGGAATAATAAAGCAGGCCTCTCAGCCTTTCGACTTTAAGCCTTTTGCCTTTCAACTCTTTTGACCTTCGTCTTTAAGACTTTTAAAGGTTCTTTATAAATGTAGCACGCTTTTTATGTACTTTAGGGTCAAAGTTTTTCCACAGGTTATGTATGGCGTGGTTTTCTTCGAGCTCAGGCGTGCGGATGCACTGCTCAATTTTATTTTTACTGAATACATTAAAATATTCTTCAAATACAATGGCAGTTACGCCCTTGTTCTGGTATTCCGGCAATACACCTATCAGGTAAAAAGCAACACCCTTGCTGTGCTTACGTGCCCTTAACAAGTGGTAAAACCCAAAAGGGAAAAGGCTGCCGTTTGCTTTTTTAAGTGCAGGTGCAAAATCGGGCATTACAATACTAAAGGATATTAGCGTATCGTTCTCATCAACAATAAATTTTATGTATTCAGGATTGATGAGCCCAATGTATTTCTTTTTAAAATACTCCTTTTGCCTGTCTGATACCGCCACAAATGATGACAGCCTTGCGTAAGAAGAATTAAACAGGTCAAACATTTTATCTACCCACGGTATTATCTGGGCTGTAGTAGTAAGAGGTAAAACCCTTAGCTTATAACGTTTTTTAACCAGTGCACTGGCTTTCATAAACAGCGCAGGGTCTACATTATTAAAAGAGAAGATACTTTCTATAAATTTCTTTTCAATCTCAAACCCCAGTTGGGTAAGATGATCTACATAATAAGCATTATTATACCAGGTAATGGCGGTTCCCATCTGGTCGTAGCCTTCGGTAAGTATGCCTACCTTGTCTAGGTTGCTAAACCCCATAGGCCCCTCTACGTGTTCTAAATTATGCTTTCTGCCCAGCTCGTATACTTTTTCAAGTAGCGCTTTTGTAACTTCAATATCGTCTATAACATCAAACCAGCCAAAGCGCACTTTGCTTTTTTGTTGTTCGTTAACTTCCTGCCAGTTTATTATTGCGGCTAATTTACCTACTATTTTACCATCGCGGTATGCAAGGTAAAAGTAAGCTTCGGCATTTTCAAAGGCAGGGTTTTCGTTTTTATCAAAACCCGCCAACTCATCATTAATAAGTGGTGGTATCCAGTTAGGGTTGTCTTTATATAGGGTAAAAGAAAATTTAATAAAATCTTTAAGTTCCTGCTTTGTAATGGCTTCCTTTATGGTAATCATGGCTTAGTTTCCGTCTGGTTGCGGCCCTACAGGGGTTTCAAGTTCTTTTAGGCGCGCTTCCTTTTCTTTTTTACGTTTGTCTTTGTCTTTCTTTTGTTTGTCCTGGTCTTCTTTCAGCAGGTCTTCGCGGTCGCCTTTACCGGGCATCATTACATCCTGGTAATTTGCAGTAAACCTCCATGAAAAGCCCACACCGCCATACAGTACAGATGGTGTATCTTTAAAGTTGCCGCTTATGCTTGCATCAAACTGCATATTTTCGGTAAACATATAAGTAGCACCCACACGGCCTACGCCATCGGCATAAAAATCGCTTTTATAAGCCTGAAATTCTAAAAAGCCTGCCCACTTGCCACTAAACCCACGTGTTATGGTGGTAATCCAGCCATAGCTTGGGTATTCTGTGCCTATTTTGTCAGCAATAATATTGTTTGTCCAGGTCCAGCCTGCAAAGTTGTTTTGTAATATTAGCATTCCCTTCGGGCTGATTTTGTCTTCAGGAAAGGTATATGGATTGTCGTTAAATAAATTTGCTCCGGCATATACCGCAATAGATGGTATTACAGAGTGCCATTTAAATTTGTGGTTAGCCTTCCAGCTTTTTACATTTACCTCGGGCGTGTAATATTTGTTAGGGTCGTAAATAAGATATTTTGCACCAAACGTAAAACGGCTAAAATCGTTTCGGTTATAGGTGTAAATGGCATCTTTATACTGGTCAAAGCGATACTGCATATCGGCAATAAACTCAAGCTCTTCAACAAAAGCACCATACCTTATAGCCAGGTCTAATCCTACGCCTGTAGACTTTGTACGCAGCAGGTCGTGTTCCTGTCTTATGCCGTTAATGCCGGTTTCTATTTGTGCTATGGTTTTACCCACTGCAAAGGCGCCCATGCTTTGTCCGGGGCGGTTAGTATTTATCTCTTCGGTATATTGTGCGGCAGCGCCCAGTGAAAATGCCAAAAAGGCAGTTATATAAAAATTGGTTTTAAACCTCATGTTTGGCGTATTTATTGATTGAAGATAATTACGTTTTTCAAAAGTAGTACTTTTATTATTATTTTATGATGGGCGTTTTAATTTTAAACACAGCATTGCGTACTTTTACAAAAATTTTATGATAATGGATACAGCATCACTTACAGGTTTGATCAAGGCAATAGTAACGATTGTATTGATATATTATATCGTTAAGTTTTTAATGAAAATGCTTGCGCCGGTACTGGTGCAGCAAATGGTTAAAAAAGCAGGACAGACCATGCACGAACGCCAACAGGAATTTTATAATGCCCAAAACAATCAGCGCCAGCAACAGCAACAAGAGCCAGCCAAGCGCCCAGAGCAAAAACCTAAAGTGGGTGAATATATAGATTTTGAAGAAATAGACTAAACATACCATACCCTGCCAGTGCAGGGTTTATTTTTGCCCAAAGGCTAAAAACTAGAGGATTTTCCGTAATTTTATATCAAATTTTAAGCATGAAAAATATAGTAATAATGGCGTGCGGTCTACTGATGCTTTTTAGCATGGAAGGGCAGGCGCAAGCTAAAAATAAGGCTAAGGCCGATAAGACAAAACCTATGGCTACAGAAACAATTTACCAGTTTAAAGTAACAGACCTTTATGGAAAGCCTTTTGACTTTGCAGACCTTAAAGGTAAAAAGGTTATTGTGGTTAATACGGCATCTAAATGCGGACTTACACCGCAGTATAAAGACCTGGAGGCTATTTATGAAAAATATAAAGATAAAGGCCTTGTAATTGTAGGCTTTCCTGCTAATAATTTTGCCAGCCAGGAGCCGGGAACAAGCCAGGAAATAGCT contains the following coding sequences:
- the pepT gene encoding peptidase T, whose amino-acid sequence is MQHIINRFISYVTVDTESDPNSDTTPSTAKQWDLANKLVEELKEIGLEEVTIDENAYIMATLPSNVAHEVPVIGFISHFDTTPDFTGANVTPQIVENYGGGDILLNKEQNIVLSPKYFKDMLQYKGQTLIVTDGTTLLGADDKAGITEIVSAMEYLVQHPEIKHGKIRVGFTPDEEIGRGAHKFDVAKFGADWAYTMDGSQIGELEYENFNAAGVKITFKGKSVHPGYAKGKMINSMLIANKFISSLPANEVPELTKGYEGFFHVTGITGSIEESTVQLIIRDHDSRRFKKRKKLVKKIVDKINRKYKKQFEEDIAVAEIKDQYYNMKEKVEPVFHIVKIAEKAMKKLDIKPIIKPIRGGTDGCQLSYMGLPCPNIFAGGHNFHGKYEYVPVESMVKATEVIVKIAELTAEIK
- a CDS encoding PAS domain-containing sensor histidine kinase; the encoded protein is MISNNTTTKNETLMALAFNAPNSRMIVYEPVRNENGEIVDFTFVLISKATVDFFGGKDFTGKTITQALPDGNTMIADMARVIETGITHSWTRFYEVGQHEGNWFEVTDTRSGNYLVRVWDNITKRKLADEVLENQLAEQAEKKYLTLFNSIDLGFCIIEMIYDEKGKAYDYRFIEYNPAFEKQTGLTDAKGKTIKTLNPKHEQHWFDMYGRIAQTGEALYFEQEAVLINGWYEVSAFSVANDGKTVAVIFNDITLRKTAEKELNAFNTKLENEVKDRTSSLKEVNEILGQKIDELAKSNKELESFNYIASHDLQEPLRKIQTFLTLIKQRGKDEATVIGYMDKINTSAERMSALISDVLTYSKLSIEKHFVPIDLNIIIDNVLSDYELVISEKNAVVKKGILPIINAVPPQMHQLFSNLISNALKYSSNAPIIEIKSEIKTVKDLQIAEIIVADNGIGFDDQYSDQIFKLFQRLHGKSEYSGTGIGLSICKKITEQHNGNISAKSEIGKGTTFTVQLPV
- a CDS encoding HD domain-containing protein translates to MHLKENFLQLVTQYANAATAGNFWMEVEKHYTAKGRHYHTLVHLDNLYAQLLAFKHHIDNWDTIVFSIAYHDVIYSATARDNEEKSAELAVKRLEQINFSTVQIALCNEQIRATKHHQPAVDNDTNLFTDADLSILGAPWPEYEQYYKSVRKEYCIYPDFLYKPGRKKAMLHFLEMDFIFKTDAFRHQFEATARENINREIEILTID
- a CDS encoding quinone-dependent dihydroorotate dehydrogenase, producing MYKSLIRPLLFRFDPEKIHHFTFSSLRFLNRVPVMPALIRGAYNLNDPRLEREVFGLKFKNPVGLAAGLDKDAVLYKQLGNLGFGFIEIGTLTPKPQEGNPKKRLFRLRKDSAIINRMGFNNGGVHAAVERLKSNPAGKGHVLIGGNIGKNKVTPNEDAVNDYIICFDALYDYVDYFVVNVSSPNTPNLRELQDKEPLTKLLQTLQDKNAAKPKQKPILLKIAPDLTDDQLLDIIDIIKTTKIAGVIATNTTISREGLLSEDKNETGGLSGKPLGKRSTEVIRFLSEKSGKAFPIIGVGGIHTADDAIEKLEAGASLVQLYTGFIYEGPQLIKDINERVLDLKCSNC
- a CDS encoding hydroxymethylglutaryl-CoA lyase; this encodes MQGIKPFIPTQRKITYIQSLLRVGFDTIDFGSFVSPKAIPQMQDTAAVLAGLDLSATKSKLLAIIANTQGAIEAAKHKEIQYLGFPFSISENFQMRNTHKTIAQSVITLQEILDVAHKADKEVVAYLSMGFGNPYGDPWNVEIVGEWTQKMADMGVTILSLSDTVGSSTPDIITYLFSHLIPAFPQIEFGAHLHTVPDKWHEKIDAAYKAGCRRFDGAIQGFGGCPMATDELTGNMPTEKMLSYFTAAKADAGNNWLSFESAYNEATKLFGEFH
- the guaB gene encoding IMP dehydrogenase, producing the protein MKAHTNKIIGEGLTYDDVLLVPNYSEVLPREVNIQSKFSRNITLNAPVVSAAMDTVTESSMAIAMAREGGIGVLHKNMTIEKQAAEVRKVKRAESGMILDPVTLALTATVKDAKNAMREYGIGGIPVVDENGTLKGIVTNRDLRFEKNFARPITEVMTSENLVTAPEGTTLDVAEEILQNHKIEKLPVVNGDNKLVGLITFRDITQVNRKPIANKDKFGRLRVAAALGVTADAVVRAEALVAAGVDAVIIDTAHGHTQGVVTVLKEVKARFPELDVVVGNIATAEAALYLAENGADAVKVGIGPGSICTTRVVAGVGFPQFSAVLEVGAALKGTGVPVIADGGIRYTGDIPKALAAGADCVMLGSLLAGTMESPGETIIFEGRKFKSYRGMGSVEAMQEGSKDRYFQDVEDDIKKLVPEGIVGRVPYKGELFESMLQFVGGLRAGMGYCGAKDIKTLQETSRFVRLTSSGIAESHPHNVTITKEAPNYSR
- a CDS encoding GTP cyclohydrolase, which produces MITIKEAITKQELKDFIKFSFTLYKDNPNWIPPLINDELAGFDKNENPAFENAEAYFYLAYRDGKIVGKLAAIINWQEVNEQQKSKVRFGWFDVIDDIEVTKALLEKVYELGRKHNLEHVEGPMGFSNLDKVGILTEGYDQMGTAITWYNNAYYVDHLTQLGFEIEKKFIESIFSFNNVDPALFMKASALVKKRYKLRVLPLTTTAQIIPWVDKMFDLFNSSYARLSSFVAVSDRQKEYFKKKYIGLINPEYIKFIVDENDTLISFSIVMPDFAPALKKANGSLFPFGFYHLLRARKHSKGVAFYLIGVLPEYQNKGVTAIVFEEYFNVFSKNKIEQCIRTPELEENHAIHNLWKNFDPKVHKKRATFIKNL
- a CDS encoding transporter, encoding MRFKTNFYITAFLAFSLGAAAQYTEEINTNRPGQSMGAFAVGKTIAQIETGINGIRQEHDLLRTKSTGVGLDLAIRYGAFVEELEFIADMQYRFDQYKDAIYTYNRNDFSRFTFGAKYLIYDPNKYYTPEVNVKSWKANHKFKWHSVIPSIAVYAGANLFNDNPYTFPEDKISPKGMLILQNNFAGWTWTNNIIADKIGTEYPSYGWITTITRGFSGKWAGFLEFQAYKSDFYADGVGRVGATYMFTENMQFDASISGNFKDTPSVLYGGVGFSWRFTANYQDVMMPGKGDREDLLKEDQDKQKKDKDKRKKEKEARLKELETPVGPQPDGN
- a CDS encoding DUF4834 domain-containing protein codes for the protein MDTASLTGLIKAIVTIVLIYYIVKFLMKMLAPVLVQQMVKKAGQTMHERQQEFYNAQNNQRQQQQQEPAKRPEQKPKVGEYIDFEEID
- a CDS encoding glutathione peroxidase, which produces MKNIVIMACGLLMLFSMEGQAQAKNKAKADKTKPMATETIYQFKVTDLYGKPFDFADLKGKKVIVVNTASKCGLTPQYKDLEAIYEKYKDKGLVIVGFPANNFASQEPGTSQEIASFCQQNYGVTFPMMDKISVKGEDMAPIYKFLTQKSKNGLEDSEVQWNFQKYLINEKGQLVKVVSPKTLPTDPEITDWLKS